In one window of Methanoculleus chikugoensis DNA:
- the ilvE gene encoding branched-chain-amino-acid transaminase, producing the protein MIIYLDGKYVPEEEAKVSVFDHGLLYGDGVFEGIRAYNGRVFRLDEHLARLYDSAKTIDLAVPITKEEMAEAIKETLRKNNLRDAYIRPIVTRGKGDLGLDPRKCKVPTVIVIAVTWGAMYGDLYEKGLRALCVSVRRTPPESMPPNVKSLNYLNNILAKIEANYHGMDEAIFFDTQGHVAEGSGDNIFVVKNGELITPPTLNNLRGVTRLVTLEIAASMGLTVVERNLGYFDLYAADEVFVTGTAAEIGPIREIDGRVIGNGKPGPITRQLMAAYKAVTQKEGTPIYG; encoded by the coding sequence ATGATAATTTACCTTGACGGCAAATACGTTCCCGAAGAGGAGGCGAAGGTCTCGGTCTTCGACCACGGGCTCCTCTACGGCGACGGCGTTTTCGAGGGGATACGGGCCTACAACGGCAGGGTCTTCCGTCTCGACGAGCATCTTGCACGGCTCTACGACTCGGCAAAGACGATCGACCTTGCCGTCCCGATCACGAAGGAGGAGATGGCGGAGGCGATCAAGGAGACGCTCCGGAAGAACAACCTGCGGGACGCCTACATCCGCCCGATCGTGACCCGGGGCAAGGGCGACCTCGGTCTCGACCCCCGGAAGTGTAAGGTGCCGACCGTCATCGTCATCGCCGTCACCTGGGGCGCGATGTACGGCGACCTCTACGAGAAGGGTCTCCGGGCGCTCTGCGTCTCGGTCCGCCGCACCCCGCCGGAGTCGATGCCGCCAAACGTCAAGAGTCTGAACTACTTGAACAACATCCTCGCCAAGATCGAGGCGAACTACCACGGCATGGACGAGGCGATCTTCTTCGACACCCAGGGCCACGTCGCCGAGGGCTCGGGGGACAACATCTTCGTCGTCAAGAACGGGGAACTCATCACCCCGCCGACGTTGAACAACCTGCGCGGCGTCACCCGCCTGGTCACGCTGGAGATCGCGGCCTCGATGGGGCTCACGGTCGTCGAGCGGAACCTGGGCTACTTCGACCTCTATGCGGCCGACGAGGTCTTCGTCACGGGGACCGCGGCGGAGATCGGCCCGATCCGCGAGATCGACGGCCGGGTCATCGGGAACGGCAAGCCCGGTCCCATCACCCGGCAGTTGATGGCGGCCTACAAGGCCGTCACCCAGAAGGAAGGCACCCCGATCTACGGGTGA
- a CDS encoding DUF4231 domain-containing protein, with product MERLEAQIQWYSRKSQHSQKWYKRLKIMAIIAAAAIPVFAAISVPASLIGGLGALIVILEGIQGMNQYQHNWITYRSTAEALKHEKYLFLGNAGPYQDTAKPLPLLADRVEALISREHAQWIAQLGTEGREKRGEE from the coding sequence ATGGAACGACTCGAGGCTCAGATCCAGTGGTACAGCAGAAAGAGCCAGCACAGTCAGAAATGGTACAAGAGACTGAAGATAATGGCAATCATAGCAGCAGCTGCCATCCCAGTTTTTGCCGCCATATCAGTCCCGGCCAGCCTCATTGGAGGTCTTGGAGCATTAATTGTCATTTTGGAGGGGATCCAAGGCATGAACCAGTACCAACACAACTGGATTACTTACCGCTCGACAGCAGAGGCCTTAAAACACGAGAAATACCTTTTTCTCGGAAACGCTGGCCCCTATCAAGACACCGCGAAACCTCTCCCCTTACTCGCGGATCGCGTCGAAGCCCTCATTTCTCGAGAACATGCCCAGTGGATCGCTCAGCTCGGGACCGAAGGGAGAGAGAAGAGGGGTGAAGAATAG
- a CDS encoding tetratricopeptide repeat protein, producing MKRWNTLFPSLAVALLLMSFVGTMSAGLVASNARLIMLENVTNLSEAIEIAPNDPNLYIKRGDAYVEMSRFDEAVADYTKAIELNNSLSRPYAMRGVCYGAKGQYVQFSSDFNRAIELDPYFADYYVWRAGAYMGLNETDLALQDYDRAIDLDPNNPYPYAQKGFFFLNQGKFRSATNEANRALRIDPDYADAYVILGIIDFARNDLNSAEAHAKTAVALDESNSRGYNLLGCIASQKRAHADARHYAEEEINLTPFSPNGYIILSVACKHLGRYNESIEACNETIELSAADLTPERTSFGYSNRGATYIALGRYDAAVHDLTKAIELNPTNAYAYFKRAVAYESIGEHTLAREDHAKALEIDPDVDEHSTYIIVPKEVHEDYLPSLMGLPIWLLVIPAIICAIPVFYILRKRKVKEIIYGPAKDSVPHDVFISYSKNDKRTAYAICDALESNKIRCWIAPRNPPVGQNYQASIIDAIDASKIMVLVFSKSSNSSPHVLTEVSRAMSKGLTIIPFRLEAVPLSKEMEYLIGPRHWLDAVNPPLEHHITKLVDVITNQLKDSDNGMT from the coding sequence ATGAAAAGGTGGAATACACTCTTTCCATCCTTGGCAGTTGCTCTGCTCCTAATGTCTTTCGTGGGTACTATGTCTGCGGGCCTTGTGGCTTCGAATGCACGACTGATTATGCTGGAAAACGTTACTAACTTGTCAGAAGCCATTGAAATAGCTCCAAATGATCCCAATCTCTATATTAAGCGTGGCGATGCCTACGTTGAAATGTCACGGTTCGATGAAGCAGTCGCTGATTATACAAAGGCCATTGAGCTCAATAATAGTCTATCTCGCCCATATGCGATGCGAGGAGTATGCTATGGAGCGAAGGGGCAATATGTTCAATTTTCATCTGACTTTAACCGTGCAATAGAACTCGATCCCTACTTTGCAGATTACTATGTATGGAGAGCTGGGGCATACATGGGACTTAATGAGACTGATCTCGCGTTGCAGGATTATGACAGGGCAATAGACCTGGATCCAAACAATCCTTACCCTTACGCTCAGAAAGGATTTTTCTTCTTAAATCAAGGAAAGTTCCGATCCGCAACGAATGAGGCAAATAGAGCATTACGAATTGATCCAGATTATGCAGATGCCTACGTTATCCTTGGGATTATTGATTTTGCTCGAAACGATTTAAATAGTGCAGAAGCACATGCAAAGACGGCTGTTGCTCTGGATGAGTCTAATTCTAGAGGATATAATTTATTGGGGTGTATCGCCTCTCAAAAAAGGGCCCACGCGGATGCGAGACACTACGCTGAAGAAGAGATCAATTTGACTCCATTTTCACCAAATGGCTATATCATTCTTTCAGTTGCATGTAAGCACCTTGGAAGATACAATGAGTCGATCGAAGCATGTAACGAGACAATAGAACTCTCCGCGGCAGATTTAACCCCCGAGAGGACTTCTTTTGGCTATAGCAATCGTGGGGCCACATATATTGCTCTTGGTCGGTATGATGCTGCTGTACATGATCTTACGAAAGCAATTGAGTTGAATCCGACAAACGCCTATGCATACTTCAAGCGGGCAGTAGCCTACGAAAGTATTGGTGAACACACATTGGCAAGGGAAGATCATGCAAAAGCCCTTGAGATCGACCCTGATGTTGATGAGCACTCAACTTACATTATAGTACCAAAAGAAGTCCACGAGGATTACCTGCCCTCGCTTATGGGCCTTCCAATCTGGCTGCTTGTTATTCCTGCTATAATCTGCGCAATTCCCGTCTTTTATATTTTGAGAAAACGGAAGGTCAAAGAAATTATCTATGGTCCGGCCAAGGATTCGGTGCCACATGATGTCTTTATAAGTTATTCAAAGAATGATAAGAGAACTGCCTACGCAATCTGTGACGCACTGGAATCTAATAAAATCCGCTGCTGGATTGCTCCTCGCAACCCTCCTGTGGGACAAAATTATCAGGCATCAATTATTGATGCTATTGATGCGAGCAAAATAATGGTGCTGGTTTTTTCAAAGTCGTCGAACAGTTCTCCACATGTTTTGACAGAGGTGAGCAGAGCGATGTCAAAGGGCCTTACCATAATCCCGTTCCGTCTGGAGGCAGTCCCTCTTTCCAAAGAGATGGAATACTTGATCGGTCCGCGACACTGGCTGGATGCGGTGAACCCGCCTCTGGAGCATCACATTACAAAGCTCGTCGATGTCATTACAAACCAGTTAAAGGATAGTGACAATGGGATGACATGA
- a CDS encoding CPBP family intramembrane glutamic endopeptidase, with protein MLTYAIMRLIGLPVPAGWNPPLFSPLLFIAYFFAAVGEELGYTGYATDPMQARYTALTASIIIGLVHAVWHFPSMLSMGMSPGLFLWGGVILAVSFRILTVWIYNNTGKSVFAAILFHAMTNTGRSIFPGSRSAFQLYDGAIGYGLIAITAVIVVLLWGTMLTRFRFAHRADSAG; from the coding sequence GTGCTGACCTATGCGATAATGCGCCTCATCGGGCTGCCGGTCCCGGCCGGCTGGAACCCGCCCCTGTTTTCACCGCTCCTCTTCATTGCGTACTTCTTCGCCGCTGTAGGCGAAGAACTCGGCTATACCGGGTATGCCACCGATCCCATGCAGGCCCGGTACACCGCACTGACGGCCAGTATCATCATCGGGTTGGTCCACGCGGTATGGCACTTCCCGTCGATGCTTTCCATGGGCATGAGTCCGGGATTGTTTCTATGGGGAGGAGTCATACTGGCCGTGAGTTTCCGGATTCTGACGGTCTGGATCTATAACAACACGGGAAAAAGCGTCTTTGCAGCCATACTCTTTCATGCCATGACCAATACCGGAAGGAGCATATTCCCCGGCAGCCGTTCAGCCTTCCAGTTATACGATGGGGCTATCGGCTATGGGCTCATTGCTATCACGGCTGTGATCGTGGTGTTATTATGGGGAACGATGCTGACGCGATTCAGATTTGCTCACAGAGCGGATTCGGCCGGGTGA
- a CDS encoding HepT-like ribonuclease domain-containing protein produces the protein MPRDLLLYLEDIRDAAASIRSYVGDRTFEEFVEDRMRLDAVVLRFITIGEATKQIPAEITARHPEIEWRKIAGLRAKTYLPMANIHTMPGRSIGRCVLTRPNPLCEQI, from the coding sequence ATGCCTAGAGATCTCCTGCTGTATCTTGAGGATATCCGCGATGCTGCTGCGTCCATCCGCTCCTATGTCGGGGACCGGACGTTCGAGGAGTTCGTGGAGGATCGCATGCGCCTGGATGCCGTTGTGCTCCGGTTCATCACCATCGGGGAGGCGACGAAGCAGATCCCGGCCGAGATCACCGCCCGCCACCCGGAGATCGAGTGGCGAAAGATTGCCGGGCTCCGGGCTAAAACGTACCTTCCGATGGCAAACATCCATACGATGCCCGGCAGATCCATCGGGAGATGCGTTCTCACCCGGCCGAATCCGCTCTGTGAGCAAATCTGA
- a CDS encoding sugar O-acetyltransferase gives MTEKERMLRGELYAAYDEELKRDNLRARRLTRLFNGTTEEELECRTELLKNLFQSTGEHIFIEPPFRCDYGCHIRIGDNFYANYDCIIIDVCDVTIGDHVFFGPRVGVYTAGHPIDAEVRNANLEYGKPISIGNSVWIGADTVINPGVTIGNNVVIGSGSVVTKDIPDNVIAAGNPCRVLRAITLEDKEYWEEKRREYMEN, from the coding sequence ATGACGGAGAAAGAGAGAATGTTACGCGGAGAACTCTATGCCGCATACGACGAAGAACTGAAGCGGGACAACCTGAGAGCCAGAAGACTGACACGATTATTCAATGGAACGACAGAAGAGGAATTAGAATGTCGGACAGAGTTACTCAAGAATCTCTTTCAATCTACAGGTGAACATATCTTTATTGAGCCGCCATTTCGCTGTGATTATGGCTGTCACATTCGTATCGGCGACAATTTTTATGCGAACTATGACTGCATCATTATCGATGTTTGCGATGTGACAATAGGCGATCATGTCTTTTTCGGCCCTCGTGTCGGCGTTTATACTGCCGGGCATCCGATTGACGCAGAGGTGAGAAATGCGAATCTTGAGTATGGAAAGCCGATATCCATAGGCAACAGTGTCTGGATTGGAGCTGATACTGTAATCAATCCGGGAGTAACAATTGGGAATAATGTGGTAATTGGTTCCGGCTCTGTCGTAACGAAAGATATACCGGATAATGTGATTGCCGCTGGAAATCCGTGCAGGGTTTTGCGTGCAATAACGCTTGAAGATAAGGAGTACTGGGAGGAGAAAAGAAGGGAATATATGGAAAATTAG
- a CDS encoding HAD family hydrolase translates to MYREEVLSAARSAMAELSLSITDLAIIEEAERLGIPDETSPILREETFGGGRKTGMVVRDRLDGPVLYLIGAPEEVIARADDADAGLQEALDVETAKGRRVIAVAHRTLARTEPGQSADDLEQHLTLDGLIAIEDPPRPGVRETITRMARAGIRTIMVTGDHPRTAAAIAGEVGIAVTRGDQDMLSRRIFPAACHQVRQELPVLPARGPGDRSGEWSR, encoded by the coding sequence TTGTATCGGGAGGAGGTCCTCAGCGCGGCACGCTCGGCCATGGCCGAACTCTCCCTCTCGATCACGGATCTGGCCATCATCGAGGAGGCCGAGCGCCTCGGCATCCCGGACGAGACCTCCCCGATCCTCAGGGAGGAGACCTTCGGGGGCGGCAGGAAGACCGGCATGGTCGTTCGCGACAGGCTCGATGGCCCTGTCCTCTACCTGATCGGCGCTCCCGAGGAGGTCATCGCCCGGGCCGATGATGCCGACGCCGGCCTGCAGGAGGCTCTCGACGTGGAGACGGCGAAGGGGCGGCGCGTGATCGCGGTCGCCCACCGCACCCTTGCCCGGACCGAGCCCGGGCAGAGCGCCGACGACCTGGAGCAGCACCTCACTCTCGATGGCCTGATCGCGATCGAGGATCCGCCGCGTCCGGGGGTGCGGGAGACGATCACCAGGATGGCCCGGGCAGGGATCAGGACGATCATGGTCACCGGGGACCACCCACGGACCGCCGCTGCAATCGCCGGCGAGGTCGGCATCGCCGTCACTCGGGGTGATCAGGATATGTTATCTCGCCGCATTTTCCCGGCAGCATGTCATCAAGTTCGGCAAGAATTGCCTGTACTCCCGGCTCGAGGGCCGGGGGATCGTTCTGGAGAATGGTCCAGATGA
- a CDS encoding HdeD family acid-resistance protein — translation MSTLESYLDALHQGVFQVVVPKALVTEPLEPGWKQSAINVPSPDTIASYRKGRYHAHETVSEYRVHMDRYDPEKNPIMHLIDDAPLALMLHETMETVFVTGKDATRRDPLQRLADQHMTWKFRMGLGIVLVAIGVTLLLTAFYGTLSFFAVTLPALVLILGLIAITKGVQQRNRKEHADKDIIRGSIVAIAGIALFIFWKLYLILILLVLAVWLFSSAVVTLLRAYRERASVTKGFWYTLGLGVSSLVLGILAITLPGGLVRLLIFLLAGIVLMAGAFMVLDGYGLRNAARLMEEGGVSR, via the coding sequence TTGAGCACGCTTGAGTCGTATCTCGATGCGTTGCACCAGGGGGTCTTTCAGGTCGTCGTACCGAAGGCCCTGGTGACCGAGCCGCTCGAGCCGGGCTGGAAACAGTCCGCCATCAACGTGCCGAGCCCGGATACCATCGCGAGCTACCGGAAGGGCCGGTACCACGCTCACGAGACCGTCTCGGAGTACCGTGTCCACATGGACCGGTACGACCCGGAGAAGAACCCTATCATGCACCTGATCGACGACGCCCCCCTGGCGCTCATGCTCCACGAGACCATGGAGACCGTTTTTGTAACCGGCAAAGATGCAACCCGGAGAGATCCCCTGCAACGTCTTGCTGACCAGCACATGACCTGGAAGTTCCGGATGGGCCTTGGCATCGTCCTGGTAGCGATAGGTGTCACCCTCCTCCTCACGGCATTCTATGGCACACTATCCTTCTTCGCTGTAACCCTGCCTGCCCTTGTTCTCATCCTCGGTCTCATCGCGATCACTAAAGGCGTCCAGCAGAGGAACAGGAAAGAGCATGCAGACAAGGACATCATCAGGGGAAGCATCGTGGCGATTGCAGGAATCGCCCTCTTCATCTTCTGGAAACTTTATCTCATCCTCATCCTGCTGGTCCTCGCGGTCTGGCTCTTTTCCAGCGCCGTTGTCACGCTTCTCCGGGCGTATCGGGAGAGGGCGAGTGTGACGAAGGGTTTCTGGTACACCCTCGGGCTGGGCGTAAGTTCGCTGGTCCTCGGGATTCTCGCCATCACCCTGCCGGGTGGGCTGGTCCGGCTCCTCATCTTCCTGCTGGCGGGAATCGTGCTCATGGCCGGTGCTTTCATGGTTCTTGACGGGTACGGGCTGAGAAATGCCGCCCGCCTGATGGAAGAGGGCGGCGTTTCCCGATGA
- a CDS encoding DUF1269 domain-containing protein, producing MAEVMYGPMQLLVIGFENPDFHGQIRQVLGSAMEKGVIRLIDLRFVWKDADGNVEGMEATQLDDVERERFGAAVGALIGLGAGGEEGVQAGWEAGTTAAARHTFGMTEENVRKIANIIPNNNAAAIFLIEHIWAKDLKQALRDAHGYLIADGIVTPEALVLAGAALRGAVEAAEAEEQKKPMAAPAR from the coding sequence ATGGCTGAAGTTATGTATGGGCCGATGCAGCTCCTGGTCATCGGATTCGAGAACCCGGATTTCCACGGCCAGATCCGGCAGGTGCTCGGCTCGGCGATGGAGAAGGGCGTCATCAGGCTGATCGATCTCCGGTTCGTATGGAAGGACGCAGACGGCAACGTCGAGGGCATGGAGGCGACACAACTCGACGATGTGGAGCGGGAGCGCTTCGGCGCCGCCGTCGGCGCACTCATCGGCCTTGGGGCCGGCGGGGAGGAAGGCGTACAGGCCGGCTGGGAAGCCGGCACCACGGCGGCCGCCCGGCATACCTTCGGGATGACCGAGGAGAACGTCCGGAAGATAGCGAATATCATCCCGAACAACAATGCCGCCGCGATCTTCCTTATCGAGCACATCTGGGCGAAGGACCTCAAGCAGGCGCTCCGGGATGCCCACGGATATCTCATCGCCGATGGTATAGTCACACCGGAAGCCCTCGTGCTCGCCGGCGCGGCGCTTCGGGGAGCGGTCGAAGCGGCCGAAGCGGAGGAGCAGAAGAAGCCGATGGCGGCACCGGCTCGCTGA
- a CDS encoding LURP-one-related/scramblase family protein: MMRRRAEGGPRGREEAGGAHRYKMHEKLVSIGDDYWIEDAAGERAFKVDGKALRVRNTLVIQNREGQDLYTIQERMLRIKDTMEIEKGEGGTAATIKKALIAPLRDRWTVSIPGGEDWDVQGNILDHEYHIEAGRRERVAEISKKWFRIRDTYGVEVEPGHDDALVLAVTAALDQMAH; the protein is encoded by the coding sequence ATGATGCGAAGGAGAGCAGAAGGCGGCCCGCGAGGGCGCGAAGAGGCCGGCGGGGCACACCGCTATAAGATGCACGAGAAACTCGTCTCCATCGGGGACGACTACTGGATCGAGGACGCGGCCGGAGAGCGGGCGTTCAAGGTTGACGGGAAAGCGCTCCGCGTGAGGAACACCCTCGTCATCCAGAACCGGGAGGGGCAGGACCTCTACACGATCCAGGAGCGGATGCTCCGGATCAAGGATACGATGGAGATCGAGAAGGGCGAAGGCGGCACGGCCGCGACGATCAAGAAGGCGCTGATCGCGCCGCTCCGGGACCGGTGGACGGTCAGTATCCCCGGAGGGGAGGACTGGGATGTCCAGGGGAACATCCTCGACCACGAGTACCATATCGAGGCCGGGCGGCGGGAGCGGGTTGCCGAGATCTCGAAGAAGTGGTTCCGGATCCGGGACACCTACGGCGTGGAGGTGGAGCCGGGGCACGACGACGCGCTCGTCCTCGCCGTGACGGCGGCGCTCGACCAGATGGCGCATTAG
- a CDS encoding arylsulfatase has translation MSERWKGTVNLDIRDSVPDWEPYLQPQAPVDAPNVLMIVWDDVGYGAMDVFGGPIKTPTMQRIADMGIRYSNFHTTALCSPTRSCLLTGRNATSNNMACITEASTGFPGISARIPFENGFISEVLNDRGWNTYAIGKWHLTPGEETDMSSWKGRWPLGRGFERYYGFLGGETNQWYPDIVYDNHPIDQPYRPDEGYHFSRDIADRAIEFVRDAKMIAPEKPWFMYFCPGCAHAPHHVFKEWADRYRGRFDMGYEKIREQILDNQKKMGLLPENTGLSPINPHGEPATTGRDGQPWPSLDFVPPWDSLNEDEKRLFVRMAEVYAGFVTYTDAQIGRVLDYLDESGQLENTIIVVVSDNGASAEGGPSGSFNENKFLNNIPDTVEANLPHIDELGGPGAYNHYCTGWAWAFDTPFPYWKRFAGYEGGTADMCLIAWPRGISARGEVRHQYVHAVDIVPTLYDLLGIEPPKVLKGYTQSPIEGESIKAGFDDPDAPGRETQFYAMLGQRAIYHRGWLATTVHPPLSGWGNYAHDVWELYDLKEDRAQIQNLADEKNDVLEFLKGLWFYYAGIYQGMPLDDRNPLEIYLTPRPQPASPRTRYIYYPGAAEVPEPVAVNIRGRSYGIAAGAVIDGPEAQGVLFAHGGVGGGHSLYIADGRLHYVYNWLGDAIQKISSSSTVPAGRHVFTVEFVKDGGDPDTRSAVGTLALYIDMEKVGEGRIRTQPGSFSLTGDGLCVGRDSGSPVSPDYSAPFAFTGGTIDRVVLDVSGEYYIDHEKEVAAWIMRD, from the coding sequence ATGTCCGAGAGATGGAAGGGCACGGTCAATCTCGATATCCGGGATTCGGTGCCGGACTGGGAACCCTACCTGCAGCCGCAGGCACCGGTTGATGCCCCCAACGTCCTGATGATCGTCTGGGACGACGTCGGCTACGGGGCCATGGACGTATTCGGCGGGCCCATCAAGACACCCACAATGCAGCGTATCGCCGATATGGGCATACGTTACAGCAACTTCCATACCACGGCGCTCTGTTCGCCCACCCGTTCGTGCCTGCTCACCGGGCGCAACGCAACCAGCAACAATATGGCCTGCATCACCGAAGCGTCCACCGGTTTTCCGGGGATCTCCGCCCGCATTCCTTTTGAGAACGGGTTTATCTCGGAGGTGCTCAACGATCGGGGCTGGAACACCTACGCCATCGGCAAATGGCACCTGACCCCGGGAGAAGAGACCGACATGTCCTCGTGGAAGGGGCGCTGGCCGCTCGGGCGGGGATTCGAGCGCTACTACGGTTTCCTCGGCGGGGAGACCAACCAGTGGTATCCCGATATCGTCTACGACAACCACCCGATAGACCAGCCCTACCGCCCGGACGAGGGGTATCACTTCTCACGGGATATCGCCGACCGGGCTATCGAGTTCGTCCGCGACGCGAAGATGATCGCCCCCGAAAAACCCTGGTTCATGTATTTCTGCCCCGGGTGCGCCCACGCCCCGCACCATGTCTTCAAGGAATGGGCCGACCGGTACCGGGGCCGGTTCGATATGGGCTACGAGAAGATACGGGAGCAGATCCTCGATAACCAGAAGAAGATGGGGCTGTTGCCGGAGAATACCGGGTTATCGCCCATCAACCCTCACGGTGAGCCGGCAACGACCGGACGGGACGGTCAGCCATGGCCGTCCCTGGACTTCGTACCTCCCTGGGACTCGTTGAACGAGGACGAAAAGAGGCTTTTTGTCCGTATGGCGGAGGTGTACGCCGGCTTTGTCACCTACACCGATGCCCAGATCGGACGGGTCCTCGACTATCTCGACGAGTCCGGCCAGCTGGAGAATACCATCATCGTCGTCGTATCCGACAACGGCGCCAGCGCAGAGGGTGGTCCCAGCGGTTCCTTCAACGAGAACAAGTTCTTAAACAACATCCCCGACACGGTCGAGGCGAACCTGCCGCACATCGACGAGCTTGGCGGCCCGGGGGCATACAACCATTATTGCACCGGCTGGGCGTGGGCTTTCGACACCCCGTTCCCCTACTGGAAGCGGTTTGCCGGGTACGAGGGCGGAACTGCGGACATGTGCCTGATTGCGTGGCCCCGCGGCATCAGTGCCCGCGGCGAGGTACGCCACCAGTATGTCCACGCCGTGGACATTGTCCCGACGCTCTACGACCTGCTCGGGATCGAGCCGCCGAAGGTGCTGAAGGGCTATACCCAGAGCCCGATCGAGGGGGAGAGCATCAAGGCCGGCTTTGACGATCCCGATGCGCCGGGACGGGAAACCCAGTTCTATGCCATGCTCGGCCAGAGGGCGATCTACCACCGGGGCTGGCTGGCAACCACGGTTCACCCGCCCCTCTCAGGCTGGGGCAACTACGCACACGACGTCTGGGAACTCTATGACCTGAAGGAGGACCGGGCCCAGATCCAGAACCTTGCAGACGAAAAGAACGATGTGCTTGAGTTCCTCAAGGGGCTCTGGTTCTACTATGCGGGCATCTACCAGGGTATGCCCCTCGATGACCGCAACCCGCTGGAGATCTATCTCACGCCGCGTCCCCAGCCCGCGAGCCCGAGAACCCGTTACATCTACTACCCGGGGGCTGCCGAGGTTCCCGAGCCGGTAGCAGTCAATATCCGGGGGCGGTCGTATGGAATCGCGGCCGGCGCCGTCATCGACGGGCCGGAGGCGCAGGGCGTGCTGTTCGCCCACGGAGGCGTCGGTGGCGGGCACAGTCTCTACATTGCCGATGGGCGGCTTCACTATGTCTACAACTGGCTCGGGGATGCGATCCAGAAGATCTCCTCGAGCAGCACCGTGCCCGCCGGCCGGCACGTCTTCACCGTGGAGTTCGTAAAGGATGGTGGAGATCCCGATACCAGGAGTGCCGTCGGCACCCTCGCACTCTACATAGACATGGAGAAGGTGGGGGAGGGACGGATCAGGACCCAGCCGGGATCCTTCTCCCTCACCGGCGACGGGCTCTGTGTCGGCCGGGACAGCGGATCGCCGGTGTCGCCGGACTACTCCGCGCCGTTCGCCTTTACAGGCGGGACCATCGATCGGGTGGTGCTCGATGTCAGCGGTGAGTATTATATCGACCACGAGAAAGAAGTGGCCGCCTGGATCATGCGGGATTAA